One segment of Mycolicibacterium sp. YH-1 DNA contains the following:
- a CDS encoding restriction endonuclease, with protein MWRVYVVVAVAAGLGAYLFGLSVPLSVAVGVLAPALPAFLVGMLRGARTPGAGEDPAAAKQAMSGTEFEDHVARIARTCGLPVIMTPLTGDWGVDLIVGHRPNRIAIQCKRQARPVGTGAVQEVVAGAPMQDCAQTMVVTNHTFTPAARRLAEIHGCVLVGGEDLTRLASIIRGLAVSPSR; from the coding sequence GTGTGGAGGGTCTATGTGGTGGTGGCCGTTGCGGCAGGGCTCGGCGCGTACCTGTTCGGGCTGAGCGTGCCGCTGAGCGTGGCTGTCGGTGTCCTCGCGCCGGCGCTGCCCGCGTTCCTTGTCGGAATGCTTCGCGGAGCGCGCACCCCGGGGGCCGGGGAGGATCCGGCCGCCGCCAAGCAGGCGATGTCGGGCACCGAGTTCGAGGATCACGTCGCGCGGATCGCCCGGACGTGTGGTCTGCCGGTCATCATGACGCCGCTGACCGGTGACTGGGGCGTCGACCTCATCGTCGGGCACCGACCCAATCGGATTGCCATCCAGTGCAAGCGCCAAGCCCGTCCGGTGGGCACGGGCGCGGTTCAGGAGGTGGTGGCGGGAGCGCCGATGCAGGACTGCGCCCAGACGATGGTCGTCACCAACCACACCTTCACGCCCGCGGCTCGGCGCCTCGCCGAGATCCACGGCTGCGTGCTCGTTGGTGGGGAGGACCTCACCCGGCTCGCCTCGATCATCCGCGGCCTGGCGGTCAGCCCATCTCGCTGA
- the lat gene encoding L-lysine 6-transaminase: MTAVLPSRTDRASGPAIGPDDVHEVLRASILTDGLDFVLDVQRSSGSQLVDARTGVHFLDMFTFFASSALGMNHPGLAEDPDFRGELAAAAINKPSNSDVYSVPMARFVDTFKRVLGDPALPHLFFVDGGALAVENALKVAFDWKSRLNESRGLDSSSSSRPGHAEFGTRVLHLRGAFHGRSGYTLSLTNTDPNKVARFPKFDWPRIDAPYVRPGADMAALEAESLRQARAAFEANPHDIACFIAEPIQGEGGDRHIRAEFFAAMRALCDEFDALLIFDEVQTGCGMTGTPWAYQQLGVRPDVVAFGKKTQVCGVMAGGRVDEVAGNVFTVSSRINSTWGGNLTDMVRARRILEVIEADDLMVHAAKAGKHLLDRLESLAEEFPTLVLDPRGRGLMCAFSMPSPAQRDDLIGRLWDRRVIMLGSGPDSVRFRPALTVSRRDIDTAVDTVREVLSEMG; encoded by the coding sequence ATGACCGCCGTTCTCCCGTCCCGAACCGATCGCGCATCCGGCCCGGCCATCGGCCCCGACGACGTGCACGAGGTGCTGCGGGCCAGCATCCTCACCGACGGCCTCGACTTCGTGCTCGACGTGCAGCGTTCGTCGGGATCGCAGTTGGTCGACGCGCGCACGGGCGTCCACTTCCTGGACATGTTCACGTTCTTCGCGTCGTCGGCCCTGGGTATGAACCATCCGGGGCTGGCCGAGGATCCCGACTTCCGCGGGGAGCTGGCAGCGGCCGCGATCAACAAGCCGAGCAACTCCGATGTCTACAGCGTGCCGATGGCGCGATTCGTCGACACCTTCAAGCGCGTGCTGGGTGATCCCGCGCTACCGCACCTGTTCTTCGTTGACGGTGGTGCGCTCGCGGTCGAGAACGCGCTCAAGGTGGCATTCGACTGGAAGAGTCGGCTCAACGAGTCCCGCGGGCTTGACTCCTCTTCCTCCTCGCGTCCGGGGCACGCCGAGTTCGGCACCCGCGTGCTGCACCTGCGTGGGGCGTTCCACGGACGCAGCGGCTACACCCTCTCGCTGACGAACACCGATCCCAACAAGGTCGCTCGCTTCCCGAAGTTCGACTGGCCGCGAATCGACGCGCCCTACGTGCGGCCAGGTGCCGACATGGCCGCGCTCGAGGCGGAGTCGCTGCGACAGGCCCGCGCGGCGTTCGAGGCCAATCCGCATGACATCGCGTGCTTCATCGCCGAGCCCATTCAGGGCGAGGGTGGCGACCGGCACATCCGCGCGGAGTTCTTCGCCGCGATGCGTGCGCTGTGCGATGAGTTCGACGCGCTGCTGATCTTCGATGAGGTGCAGACCGGTTGCGGAATGACCGGAACACCCTGGGCCTACCAGCAATTGGGCGTTCGTCCGGACGTCGTCGCCTTCGGCAAGAAGACGCAGGTGTGCGGTGTGATGGCAGGCGGGCGCGTCGACGAGGTGGCGGGCAACGTCTTCACGGTCAGCTCGCGAATCAACTCCACGTGGGGCGGCAACCTCACCGATATGGTGCGGGCGCGTCGCATCCTCGAGGTGATCGAGGCTGACGATCTGATGGTGCACGCGGCCAAGGCGGGCAAGCATCTGCTGGATCGGCTCGAGAGTCTCGCCGAGGAGTTCCCGACCCTCGTGCTCGACCCGCGCGGCCGCGGTCTGATGTGTGCGTTCAGCATGCCGTCGCCCGCGCAGCGTGACGATCTCATCGGCAGGCTGTGGGACCGCCGCGTCATCATGCTGGGCAGCGGCCCGGACAGTGTGCGATTCCGGCCCGCGCTCACGGTGTCGCGCCGTGATATCGACACCGCCGTCGACACCGTGCGCGAGGTTCTCAGCGAGATGGGCTGA
- a CDS encoding ATP-binding protein, which translates to MADVENKVEFRVAARLENLAILRTLVAAVSTFEDLDSDTVSDLRLAVDEACTRLIRSALPDSILILAVCPKDDELVIDASTTCATADIMEPGSFSWHVLSSLTDEVSAHSDGQGPNGGQVVGISMTTRRVRSLR; encoded by the coding sequence GTGGCAGACGTTGAGAACAAGGTCGAGTTTCGGGTGGCGGCCAGACTCGAGAACCTCGCAATACTGCGCACCCTCGTTGCGGCGGTGAGCACGTTCGAGGACCTGGATTCCGACACCGTCTCAGACCTTCGCCTTGCCGTCGACGAGGCCTGCACGCGACTCATCCGGTCCGCACTGCCCGATTCGATCTTGATTCTCGCCGTGTGCCCGAAGGACGACGAACTCGTCATCGACGCGTCCACCACATGCGCGACCGCAGACATCATGGAGCCCGGTAGCTTCAGCTGGCATGTCCTGAGCTCACTGACAGACGAGGTCAGCGCGCACAGCGATGGACAGGGTCCCAATGGGGGACAGGTCGTCGGCATCTCGATGACAACGAGACGAGTGAGATCGCTGAGGTGA
- a CDS encoding SRPBCC domain-containing protein encodes MTSLDITRTIDINAPAEKVWAALTEPDLIAQWFGDTCEFDASPGGTGVFGWKDHRSHVVVEHIDPPKTLVYRWGRESGVAPAPGNSTVVRFDLTEIAGGTRLSLAETGFEELENPQAAHDDNTGGWQAELAELVEFVESR; translated from the coding sequence GTGACGAGCCTCGACATCACCCGCACGATCGACATCAACGCCCCGGCCGAGAAGGTGTGGGCGGCATTGACCGAACCCGACCTCATCGCGCAGTGGTTCGGCGACACCTGCGAGTTCGACGCCAGCCCCGGCGGAACCGGGGTCTTCGGCTGGAAGGACCACCGCAGCCACGTCGTCGTCGAGCACATCGACCCGCCCAAGACCCTGGTGTACCGGTGGGGCCGCGAGTCCGGGGTCGCCCCCGCGCCGGGGAACTCAACCGTCGTGCGCTTCGATCTCACCGAGATCGCGGGCGGGACCCGGCTATCGCTGGCCGAGACGGGTTTCGAGGAGCTGGAGAACCCGCAGGCGGCACACGACGACAACACCGGCGGCTGGCAAGCCGAACTCGCCGAGCTGGTGGAATTCGTGGAATCCCGGTGA
- a CDS encoding CsbD family protein — protein sequence MADNNSGPEEAVKGVVEDVKGKAKEVIGTVTGRNDLVNEGQAQQDKAEAQRDAAKKEAEAEAARAGAAAAEKRQESHQRP from the coding sequence ATGGCCGACAACAACAGTGGTCCAGAAGAAGCCGTCAAGGGCGTCGTCGAGGACGTCAAGGGCAAGGCAAAGGAAGTGATCGGCACCGTCACGGGGCGAAACGACCTCGTCAACGAGGGCCAGGCCCAGCAGGACAAGGCCGAGGCTCAGCGGGATGCCGCGAAGAAGGAAGCCGAGGCAGAGGCGGCCCGCGCCGGCGCCGCTGCAGCCGAAAAGCGCCAGGAGTCACATCAGCGGCCCTGA
- a CDS encoding RNA polymerase sigma factor SigF, which yields MKRSSSQGSQSRSNSEYADVIDKFRELAALPDDGPEFQRKRDAIVERCLPLADHIARRFDGRGESRDDLVQVARVGLVNAVIRFNVDAGSDFVSFAVPTIMGEVRRHFRDNSWSVKVPRRLKELHLRLGAATAELSQRLGRAPTPTELAAELEMDREEVVEGLIAGSSYNTMSIDGGGSGSEEAPAIADTLGDVDTNLDRIENREALRPLLASLPERERTVLVLRFFESMTQTQIAERVGISQMHVSRLLAKSLAQLRDQLE from the coding sequence GTGAAGCGGTCGTCCTCCCAGGGTTCGCAATCTCGCTCGAACTCTGAATACGCGGACGTCATCGACAAGTTCCGCGAACTCGCGGCGCTCCCCGATGACGGGCCCGAATTTCAACGGAAGCGCGACGCCATCGTCGAGCGCTGTCTCCCGCTGGCCGATCACATCGCGCGCCGCTTCGACGGTCGCGGGGAATCGCGCGACGACCTGGTCCAGGTCGCACGCGTCGGACTTGTCAACGCCGTCATCCGGTTCAACGTCGACGCCGGTTCGGACTTCGTGTCGTTCGCGGTGCCGACCATCATGGGTGAGGTTCGACGGCACTTCAGGGACAACAGCTGGTCTGTCAAGGTGCCGCGTCGGCTGAAGGAACTTCACCTGCGGCTCGGAGCGGCCACCGCCGAACTCTCGCAGCGTCTTGGGCGGGCGCCCACACCGACCGAACTCGCCGCGGAACTGGAGATGGACCGCGAAGAGGTCGTCGAGGGCCTCATCGCGGGCAGCTCGTACAACACCATGTCGATCGACGGCGGCGGTAGCGGTTCGGAGGAGGCACCGGCAATCGCCGACACGCTCGGTGACGTCGACACCAACCTGGACCGCATCGAGAACCGAGAAGCGTTGCGGCCGTTGCTTGCATCGCTTCCCGAGCGCGAGCGCACGGTGCTGGTGCTGAGGTTCTTCGAATCCATGACGCAGACCCAGATCGCCGAGCGGGTCGGCATCTCGCAGATGCACGTGTCGCGACTCCTCGCCAAGTCGCTGGCCCAACTGCGCGACCAGTTGGAGTAG
- a CDS encoding metalloregulator ArsR/SmtB family transcription factor produces MPAVLAVLADETRWRILTEVGQADLSASALAARLPVSRQAIAKHLVVLAEAGLVEPMRSGREIRYRALGARLSALASELDGIGRRWDQRLAAIKRIAERPDEG; encoded by the coding sequence ATGCCAGCCGTCCTCGCGGTGCTCGCCGATGAGACTCGATGGCGCATTCTCACCGAGGTGGGCCAGGCCGACCTGTCGGCGAGTGCGCTCGCGGCCCGCCTGCCGGTCAGCCGCCAGGCGATCGCCAAGCACCTCGTCGTCCTCGCTGAGGCCGGGCTGGTGGAGCCCATGCGATCCGGTCGCGAGATCCGGTACCGCGCGCTGGGGGCCCGCCTGAGCGCGCTGGCCAGTGAACTCGACGGTATCGGCAGGCGCTGGGACCAGCGCCTCGCCGCCATCAAGCGCATCGCGGAACGCCCCGACGAGGGGTGA